From the genome of Cryptococcus depauperatus CBS 7841 chromosome 1, complete sequence, one region includes:
- a CDS encoding nucleolar protein 16, with the protein MANPRQRNKAKSSRTSKPSLNSKRRMHQKLRKAPPLKGPEVLQDKWDKKKTVFQNYAALGLLPKIPIPQAASSSRSQRVALPSIPVDAQPEEGAPKVGFGRIIRDEEGNVVDIIIDEDPKVAGAAASDIDEDVEARVEAKTEVVRQLEALAATSVPVQRHSSTSERTWLGNLVSKEENRPRLYSALQVPRHSIMFPLF; encoded by the exons ATGGCCAACCCAAGGCAGAGGAACAAAGCGAAATCTTCAAGGACAAGCAAACCATCATTGAACTCCAAGAGGAGGATGCATCAAAAGCTAAGGAAAGCACCACCACTGAAAGGCCCAGAAGTGCTACAAGACAAATGggataagaagaagactgtttttcaaaa CTACGCTGCGCTTGGCCTTCTGCCCAAAATCCCAATCCCACAGGCAGCGTCATCCTCGCGCTCACAGCGGGTTGCCCTTCCATCTATACCTGTAGATGCTCAACCAGAGGAAGGCGCACCCAAAGTTGGCTTCGGGAGAATTATaagagatgaggaaggaAATGTTGTTGATATTATTATCGATGAAGATCCGAAAGTAGCCGGGGCTGCTGCAAGTGACATCGATGAGGATGTTGAGGCGAGAGTTGAGGCAAAGACTGAAGTAGTCCGAC AGCTGGAAGCATTAGCAGCTACGTCAGTCCCAGTACAGCGTCACTCTTCCACCTCGGAACGGACATGGCTTGGAAACCTCGTTTCCAA GGAAGAGAACCGGCCTCGTTTGTACTCTGCGCTGCAAGTGCCCAGGCATTC GATAATGTTCCCGCTATTTTGA